A genomic region of Raphanus sativus cultivar WK10039 chromosome 6, ASM80110v3, whole genome shotgun sequence contains the following coding sequences:
- the LOC108812514 gene encoding uncharacterized protein LOC108812514 isoform X1, translating to MALVAALEADLRALSAEARRRYPAVKDGAEHAILKLRSSSSARDLSSNEDILRIFLMACGVRNTKLSVLGLSCLQKLISHDAVEPSSLKEILDTLKDHSEMAEENIQLKTLQTILIIFQSRLHPETEDNMVLGLSICLRLLDNNRLPSVYNTAAATFRQAVAMIFDQVVSAESLPMSKFGSSSQTARTGSVTGDLSQNINSSESLEKDVISGRSTMRDTLSETGKLGLRLLEDLTASAAGGSAAWLHVTSLPRTFSLELIEFVLSNYISVFKILLPYEQVLRHQICSLLMTSLRTSSELEGEMVEPYFRRLVLRSVAHIIRLYSSSLITECEVFLNMLVKATFLDLPLWHRILVLEILRGFCVEARTLRILFQNFDMNPKNTNVVESMVKALARVVSSIQFQETSEESLAAVAGMFSSKAKGIEWILDNDASSAAVLVASEAHAITLAIEGLLGVVFTVATLTDEAVDIGELESPRYEHHPTSDYYTGKTSHLCISMVDSLWLTILDAFSLILSRSQGEAIVLEILKGYQAFTQACGVLHAVEPLNSFLASLCKFTIVLPTDAERKSFSSLVQSPVSKRSEVQVDQKDVIVLTPKNVQALRTLFNIAHRLHNVLGPSWVLVLETLAALDRVIHSPHSTTQEIATAVPKLTREPSRQYADFSILSSLNSQLFESSALMHVSAVKSLLSALHMLSHQSMTETSGSVSSAASKKIGSINFSVDRMISVLVNNLHRVELLWDQVVGHFLELAEHSNQNLRNLALDALDQSISAVLSSEQFGEYPPRSRDATLDVESKSTELKSVECAVLSSLKALYFSAQKADVRVGSLKILLHVLERCGEKLYYSWPGILEMLRSVADASEKDVATLGFQSLRVIMSDGLSTLPADCLHVCIDVTGAYSAQKTDLNISLTAIGLLWTLTDFVAKGLHHESLMEKGSGFNNVDTTPQQTNAEGVEDSDKPDYEARIQVVNHEKLLFLVFSLIQKLVDDERPEVRNSAVRTFFQILGSHGNKLSKKMWEDCLWNYIFPMLDGASHKAATSSKDEWQGKEIGTRGGKAVHMLIHHSRNTAQKQWDETFVLVLGGIARLFRSYFPLLESLPNFWSGWESLLAFVKNSIFNGSKEVSLAAINCLQTAVVSHCVKGNLQLRYLNSVMDVYELVFQKSSSYTGDTASKVKQEILHGLGELYVQSLQMFDDKMYMQLLGIIDLAIKQAIISSENFETEFGHVPPVLRHVLEILPSLGPPEHLSSMWLILLREFLHYLPRVDSALPNEEGETEQSTIGHRASSEVSKHKANSSSDKTIPTTRITSKMFAEKLIPALVELLLRAPAVEKYILFGEVIQNLRRCMMTRRDNPDGSLWKVAAEGFNRLLVEDVKICSVGDDTDLKISKTARVRIWKEIGDVYEIFLVGYCGRALSSNSLPAAALKANENLEMALLDGLGDIILKSTVDAPREVLERLVLTLDRCASRTCSLPIETVELMPAHCSRFSLKCLQKLFSLSSFSSETENWHTTRAEVSRISIITLMERCESILSKFLSDENNLDNRPIPTARLEEIIFALQELDRLTIHPEAASVLPLQPYLKTILREDNRDTRSHLLVLFPSLCEIVLSRETRVRELVQVLLRAVATELGLEKVSLSS from the exons ATGGCTTTGGTAGCGGCTCTTGAGGCGGATCTCCGCGCTCTCTCCGCGGAGGCGCGACGGAGGTATCCCGCCGTCAAAGACGGAGCGGAGCACGCAATCTTGAAG CTTCGTTCGTCATCGAGTGCAAGGGATCTTTCAAGCAATGAAGACATTCTTCGGATCTTTCTGATGGCCTGTGGAGTCAGGAATACAAAACTTAGTGTGTTAGGGCTTTCGTGCTTGCAGAAGCTTATTTCTCATGATGCTGTTGAACCATCATCTCTGAAGGAGATACTTGATACCTTGAAAGAT CATTCAGAAATGGCTGAAGAAAATATCCAGCTAAAGACTCTGCAAACTAttctaataatatttcaatCTCGCCTACATCCAGAAACCGAG GATAATATGGTTCTCGGACTAAGTATCTGTCTAAGGCTTCTTGATAACAACCGTCTTCCTAGTGTTTACAA TACTGCTGCAGCTACCTTCAGGCAAGCAGTTGCGATGATTTTTGATCAAGTGGTTTCGGCTGAGTCCCTTCCTATGAGTAAATTTGGATCTAGCAGTCAAACAGCAAGGACTGGCTCAGTTACTGGAGATTTGAGTCAGAATATCAATAGTTCAGA GTCCTTGGAGAAAGATGTTATCTCTGGTCGATCGACAATGAGAGACACTCTGAGTGAAACCGGTAAACTTGGTCTGCGTTTGCTTGAGGACCTGACAGCCTCAGCTGCAGGTGGATCT GCGGCTTGGTTGCATGTCACTTCTCTTCCAAGGACCTTTTCCCTCGAACTAATTGA GTTTGTTTTGTCGAACTATATCTCAGTTTTTAAGATACTACTTCCCTACGAACAG GTTTTGCGTCACCAAATCTGCTCCCTCCTAATGACATCACTTAGGACCAGCTCAGAG CTCGAGGGAGAAATGGTTGAACCTTATTTCCGCCGGTTGGTGCTGCGGTCAGTTGCTCATATTATTCGACTGTATAGTTCTTCTCTCATTACAGAATGCGAG GTGTTCCTAAATATGCTTGTGAAAGCTACATTTTTAGATTTGCCATTGTGGCATCGCATTCTTGTTCTTGAGATTTTGAGG GGGTTCTGTGTTGAGGCAAGAACATTACGGATTCTtttccaaaattttgatat GAAccctaaaaatacaaatgttGTGGAGAGCATGGTCAAAGCACTTGCTCGAGTTGTTTCTAGCATACAG TTTCAGGAGACGAGTGAGGAAAGTCTAGCAGCTGTTGCTGGGATGTTTAGTAGCAAAGCTAAAG GAATTGAATGGATTCTTGATAATGATGCTTCCAGTGCGGCTGTTCTCGTTGCGAGCGAAGCTCATGCAATAACTTTGGCAATTGAAGGCTTACTTGGAGTTGTGTTTACAGTCGCCACTTTAACAGATGAAGCAGTAGACATTGGGGAG CTTGAATCCCCCAGATACGAGCATCATCCAACGTCTGATTATTATACTGGGAAAACCTCACATCTTTGTATCTCGATGGTAGATTCATTATGGCTGACTATACTCGACGCATTTTCCCTTATTCTATCAAG gtcacaaggtgaggcaatCGTATTGGAAATACTGAAAGGATATCAGGCATTTACTCAG GCATGTGGCGTTCTTCATGCTGTAGAACCCTTGAACTCTTTTCTTGCATCACTTTGTAAATTTACCATCGTTTTGCCAACTGATGCCGAAAGGAAAAG TTTCAGTAGCCTCGTACAGTCTCCTGTGTCCAAACGTTCTGAAGTACAGGTTGATCAGAAAGATGTCATTGTCCTGACACCCAAGAATGTTCAG GCATTGAGAACACTCTTCAACATCGCTCATAGGTTGCATAACGTATTGGGGCCATCATGGGTGTTG GTTCTTGAAACTCTGGCAGCCCTAGATCGAGTTATTCATTCTCCTCATTCAACCACCCAG GAGATCGCAACTGCAGTTCCAAAGCTCACCAGGGAGCCTTCTAGGCAGTACGCTGATTTTAGCATTCTGTCTTCTTTAAATTCTCAA CTGTTTGAAAGCTCGGCTCTAATGCATGTGTCTGCTGTTAAATCACTTCTTTCTGCACTCCATATGTTGTCCCATCAATCCATGACAGAAACTTCGGGCAGTGTTTCATCAGCTGCAAGTAAAAAAATTGGGAGCATCAATTTTTCGGTGGACAGAATGATATCTGTTCTCGTAAATAATCTCCACA GGGTGGAACTACTATGGGACCAAGTTGTTGGCCACTTTCTTGAG CTCGCTGAACATTCAAATCAGAACTTGAGAAATTTGGCGCTTGATGCCCTGGACCAATCCATATCTGCTGTCTTAAGTTCGGAGCAATTCGGAGAATATCCGCCCAGATCAAGAGATGCAACCCTGGAT GTAGAATCAAAGTCAACTGAGTTGAAGTCAGTTGAGTGTGCTGTACTATCTTCTCTCAAGGCTCTTTACTTTTCGGCCCAAAAGGCCGATGTTCGAGTTGGTTCATTAAAAATCCTCCTTCATGTACTTGAG AGATGTGGGGAAAAGTTGTACTATAGCTGGCCTGGCATTCTTGAGATGTTGAG GTCTGTTGCCGACGCATCAGAGAAGGATGTAGCGACCCTCGGGTTTCAG AGTCTCCGGGTTATTATGAGTGATGGACTTTCTACTCTTCCGGCAGACTGTCTCCATGT GTGCATAGACGTTACTGGAGCTTACAGTGCACAGAAGACCGATTTGAATATAAGTTTAACAGCCATTGGCCTGTTGTGGACTCTGACTGATTTCGTAGCAAAGGGGCTTCACCATGAGTCTCTAATGGAGAAAGGATCGG GATTCAATAATGTTGATACCACTCCACAGCAAACAAATGCTGAGGGTGTGGAAGATTCCGACAAGCCAGATTATGAAGCTCGAATACAAGTAGTAAATCATGAGAAACTATTGTTTTTAGTATTTTCGTTAATTCAGAAACTCGTGGATGACGAGCGACCAGAG GTGAGGAATTCAGCTGTCAGGACGTTTTTCCAGATTTTGGGAAGTCATGGGAacaaactttcaaaaaaaatgtgGGAGGATTGTCTGTGGAACTATATCTTCCCGATGTTGGATGGCGCCTCTCACAAG GCTGCAACATCATCAAAGGACGAATGGCAAGGAAAAGAAATAGGCACTCGAGGAGGGAAAGCAGTGCACATGCTTATACATCACAG TCGCAATAcagcacagaagcagtgggatgAAACATTTGTGCTTGTCCTTGGAGGAATAGCCCGCCTCTTCCGTTCCTACTTTCCTCTTCTTGAAAGCTTACCCAACTTCTGGTCAG GATGGGAGTCTTTACTGGCTTTTGTTAAGAATAGCATTTTCAATGGAAGTAAAGAAGTATCACTTGCAGCGATAAATTGTCTGCAGACAGCTGTTGTATCTCACTGTGTCAAG GGAAACTTGCAACTCCGATATCTTAATTCGGTCATGGATGTGTATGAGCTTGTTTTCCAGAAGTCATCGAGTTATACGGGTGATACAGCATCGAAGGTGAAACAAGAGATTCTGCATGGTTTAg GTGAGTTATATGTGCAATCACTGCAGATGTTTGATGATAAAATGTACATGCAATTGCTCGGAATTATAGATTTGGCTATAAAGCAGGCCATCATAAGTAGCGAAAATTTTGAAACTGAATTT GGCCATGTTCCCCCTGTATTACGTCATGTTTTGGAAATCTTGCCCTCATTGGGTCCTCCTGAGCACCTTTCATCAATGTGGCTAATACTGCTAAGAGAATTTTTGCATTATCTTCCACGAGTTGATTCTGCTCTGCCAAATGAGGAAGGTGAGACTGAGCAGAGCACCATAGGTCACCGTGCAA GCAGTGAAGTATCGAAACACAAAGCTAATTCTTCGTCTGACAAAACCATTCCAACCACAAGAATTACGAGTAAAATGTTTGCAGAAAAGCTGATCCCGGCTCTGGTGGAGCTCCTCCTCCGGGCACCTGCAGTTGAAAAGTATATCCTGTTTGGGGAAGTCATCCAAAACCTGAGAAG gtgcATGATGACAAGACGAGACAATCCAGATGGTTCACTCTGGAAGGTAGCAGCTGAGGGCTTCAACCGTTTACTAGTTGAAGATGTGAAAATATGTTCTGTGGGTGATGACACAGACCTGAAAATTAGCAAAACTGCTCGCGTACGCATTTGGAAAGAAATTGGAGATGTTTACGAGATATTCCTTGTTGGTTACTGTGGACGTGCACTTTCTTCAAATTCTCTCCCTGCAGCAGCGCTTAAGGCCAATGAGAACCTTGAAATGGCCTTATTAGATGGTCTTGGTGATATTATTCTCAAGTCGACGGTTGATGCACCCCGAGAA GTTTTGGAGCGGCTTGTTTTAACCTTAGACCGCTGTGCATCACGTACATGCTCGTTGCCTATTGAAACTGTGGAGCTGATGCCTGCCCACTGTAGCAGATTCTCCTTGAAATGCTTACAAAAATTGTTTTCCTTGAGCAG tttcagCTCTGAAACTGAGAACTGGCACACAACAAGAGCAGAAGTGAGCAGGATCTCTATCATCACGCTAATGGAAAGATGTGAATCCATTTTGAGTAAATTTTTAAGCGACGAAAATAATCTAG ACAACCGTCCAATCCCAACAGCAAGACTTGAAGAGATTATCTTTGCCCTCCAAGAACTTGACCGCCTAACCATTCACCCCGAGGCTGCTTCGGTTCTTCCGTTGCAACCCTATCTGAAAACCATCCTACGCGAAGATAATCGTGACACCCGTTCCCACCTACTTGTCCTTTTCCCCTCACTGTGCGAGATTGTGTTATCAAG GGAAACGCGGGTGAGAGAGCTGGTACAAGTTTTATTACGAGCAGTTGCGACAGAGCTAGGCCTGGAAAAGGTTAGCCTATCCAGTTGA
- the LOC108812514 gene encoding uncharacterized protein LOC108812514 isoform X2 yields MALVAALEADLRALSAEARRRYPAVKDGAEHAILKLRSSSSARDLSSNEDILRIFLMACGVRNTKLSVLGLSCLQKLISHDAVEPSSLKEILDTLKDHSEMAEENIQLKTLQTILIIFQSRLHPETEDNMVLGLSICLRLLDNNRLPSVYNTAAATFRQAVAMIFDQVVSAESLPMSKFGSSSQTARTGSVTGDLSQNINSSESLEKDVISGRSTMRDTLSETGKLGLRLLEDLTASAAGGSAAWLHVTSLPRTFSLELIEFVLSNYISVFKILLPYEQVLRHQICSLLMTSLRTSSELEGEMVEPYFRRLVLRSVAHIIRLYSSSLITECEVFLNMLVKATFLDLPLWHRILVLEILRGFCVEARTLRILFQNFDMNPKNTNVVESMVKALARVVSSIQFQETSEESLAAVAGMFSSKAKGIEWILDNDASSAAVLVASEAHAITLAIEGLLGVVFTVATLTDEAVDIGELESPRYEHHPTSDYYTGKTSHLCISMVDSLWLTILDAFSLILSRSQGEAIVLEILKGYQAFTQACGVLHAVEPLNSFLASLCKFTIVLPTDAERKSFSSLVQSPVSKRSEVQVDQKDVIVLTPKNVQALRTLFNIAHRLHNVLGPSWVLVLETLAALDRVIHSPHSTTQEIATAVPKLTREPSRQYADFSILSSLNSQLFESSALMHVSAVKSLLSALHMLSHQSMTETSGSVSSAASKKIGSINFSVDRMISVLVNNLHRVELLWDQVVGHFLELAEHSNQNLRNLALDALDQSISAVLSSEQFGEYPPRSRDATLDVESKSTELKSVECAVLSSLKALYFSAQKADVRVGSLKILLHVLERCGEKLYYSWPGILEMLRSVADASEKDVATLGFQSLRVIMSDGLSTLPADCLHVCIDVTGAYSAQKTDLNISLTAIGLLWTLTDFVAKGLHHESLMEKGSGFNNVDTTPQQTNAEGVEDSDKPDYEARIQVVNHEKLLFLVFSLIQKLVDDERPEVRNSAVRTFFQILGSHGNKLSKKMWEDCLWNYIFPMLDGASHKAATSSKDEWQGKEIGTRGGKAVHMLIHHSRNTAQKQWDETFVLVLGGIARLFRSYFPLLESLPNFWSGWESLLAFVKNSIFNGSKEVSLAAINCLQTAVVSHCVKGNLQLRYLNSVMDVYELVFQKSSSYTGDTASKVKQEILHGLGELYVQSLQMFDDKMYMQLLGIIDLAIKQAIISSENFETEFGHVPPVLRHVLEILPSLGPPEHLSSMWLILLREFLHYLPRVDSALPNEEGETEQSTIGHRASSEVSKHKANSSSDKTIPTTRITSKMFAEKLIPALVELLLRAPAVEKYILFGEVIQNLRRCMMTRRDNPDGSLWKVAAEGFNRLLVEDVKICSVGDDTDLKISKTARVRIWKEIGDVYEIFLVGYCGRALSSNSLPAAALKANENLEMALLDGLGDIILKSTVDAPREVLERLVLTLDRCASRTCSLPIETVELMPAHCSRFSLKCLQKLFSLSSSETENWHTTRAEVSRISIITLMERCESILSKFLSDENNLDNRPIPTARLEEIIFALQELDRLTIHPEAASVLPLQPYLKTILREDNRDTRSHLLVLFPSLCEIVLSRETRVRELVQVLLRAVATELGLEKVSLSS; encoded by the exons ATGGCTTTGGTAGCGGCTCTTGAGGCGGATCTCCGCGCTCTCTCCGCGGAGGCGCGACGGAGGTATCCCGCCGTCAAAGACGGAGCGGAGCACGCAATCTTGAAG CTTCGTTCGTCATCGAGTGCAAGGGATCTTTCAAGCAATGAAGACATTCTTCGGATCTTTCTGATGGCCTGTGGAGTCAGGAATACAAAACTTAGTGTGTTAGGGCTTTCGTGCTTGCAGAAGCTTATTTCTCATGATGCTGTTGAACCATCATCTCTGAAGGAGATACTTGATACCTTGAAAGAT CATTCAGAAATGGCTGAAGAAAATATCCAGCTAAAGACTCTGCAAACTAttctaataatatttcaatCTCGCCTACATCCAGAAACCGAG GATAATATGGTTCTCGGACTAAGTATCTGTCTAAGGCTTCTTGATAACAACCGTCTTCCTAGTGTTTACAA TACTGCTGCAGCTACCTTCAGGCAAGCAGTTGCGATGATTTTTGATCAAGTGGTTTCGGCTGAGTCCCTTCCTATGAGTAAATTTGGATCTAGCAGTCAAACAGCAAGGACTGGCTCAGTTACTGGAGATTTGAGTCAGAATATCAATAGTTCAGA GTCCTTGGAGAAAGATGTTATCTCTGGTCGATCGACAATGAGAGACACTCTGAGTGAAACCGGTAAACTTGGTCTGCGTTTGCTTGAGGACCTGACAGCCTCAGCTGCAGGTGGATCT GCGGCTTGGTTGCATGTCACTTCTCTTCCAAGGACCTTTTCCCTCGAACTAATTGA GTTTGTTTTGTCGAACTATATCTCAGTTTTTAAGATACTACTTCCCTACGAACAG GTTTTGCGTCACCAAATCTGCTCCCTCCTAATGACATCACTTAGGACCAGCTCAGAG CTCGAGGGAGAAATGGTTGAACCTTATTTCCGCCGGTTGGTGCTGCGGTCAGTTGCTCATATTATTCGACTGTATAGTTCTTCTCTCATTACAGAATGCGAG GTGTTCCTAAATATGCTTGTGAAAGCTACATTTTTAGATTTGCCATTGTGGCATCGCATTCTTGTTCTTGAGATTTTGAGG GGGTTCTGTGTTGAGGCAAGAACATTACGGATTCTtttccaaaattttgatat GAAccctaaaaatacaaatgttGTGGAGAGCATGGTCAAAGCACTTGCTCGAGTTGTTTCTAGCATACAG TTTCAGGAGACGAGTGAGGAAAGTCTAGCAGCTGTTGCTGGGATGTTTAGTAGCAAAGCTAAAG GAATTGAATGGATTCTTGATAATGATGCTTCCAGTGCGGCTGTTCTCGTTGCGAGCGAAGCTCATGCAATAACTTTGGCAATTGAAGGCTTACTTGGAGTTGTGTTTACAGTCGCCACTTTAACAGATGAAGCAGTAGACATTGGGGAG CTTGAATCCCCCAGATACGAGCATCATCCAACGTCTGATTATTATACTGGGAAAACCTCACATCTTTGTATCTCGATGGTAGATTCATTATGGCTGACTATACTCGACGCATTTTCCCTTATTCTATCAAG gtcacaaggtgaggcaatCGTATTGGAAATACTGAAAGGATATCAGGCATTTACTCAG GCATGTGGCGTTCTTCATGCTGTAGAACCCTTGAACTCTTTTCTTGCATCACTTTGTAAATTTACCATCGTTTTGCCAACTGATGCCGAAAGGAAAAG TTTCAGTAGCCTCGTACAGTCTCCTGTGTCCAAACGTTCTGAAGTACAGGTTGATCAGAAAGATGTCATTGTCCTGACACCCAAGAATGTTCAG GCATTGAGAACACTCTTCAACATCGCTCATAGGTTGCATAACGTATTGGGGCCATCATGGGTGTTG GTTCTTGAAACTCTGGCAGCCCTAGATCGAGTTATTCATTCTCCTCATTCAACCACCCAG GAGATCGCAACTGCAGTTCCAAAGCTCACCAGGGAGCCTTCTAGGCAGTACGCTGATTTTAGCATTCTGTCTTCTTTAAATTCTCAA CTGTTTGAAAGCTCGGCTCTAATGCATGTGTCTGCTGTTAAATCACTTCTTTCTGCACTCCATATGTTGTCCCATCAATCCATGACAGAAACTTCGGGCAGTGTTTCATCAGCTGCAAGTAAAAAAATTGGGAGCATCAATTTTTCGGTGGACAGAATGATATCTGTTCTCGTAAATAATCTCCACA GGGTGGAACTACTATGGGACCAAGTTGTTGGCCACTTTCTTGAG CTCGCTGAACATTCAAATCAGAACTTGAGAAATTTGGCGCTTGATGCCCTGGACCAATCCATATCTGCTGTCTTAAGTTCGGAGCAATTCGGAGAATATCCGCCCAGATCAAGAGATGCAACCCTGGAT GTAGAATCAAAGTCAACTGAGTTGAAGTCAGTTGAGTGTGCTGTACTATCTTCTCTCAAGGCTCTTTACTTTTCGGCCCAAAAGGCCGATGTTCGAGTTGGTTCATTAAAAATCCTCCTTCATGTACTTGAG AGATGTGGGGAAAAGTTGTACTATAGCTGGCCTGGCATTCTTGAGATGTTGAG GTCTGTTGCCGACGCATCAGAGAAGGATGTAGCGACCCTCGGGTTTCAG AGTCTCCGGGTTATTATGAGTGATGGACTTTCTACTCTTCCGGCAGACTGTCTCCATGT GTGCATAGACGTTACTGGAGCTTACAGTGCACAGAAGACCGATTTGAATATAAGTTTAACAGCCATTGGCCTGTTGTGGACTCTGACTGATTTCGTAGCAAAGGGGCTTCACCATGAGTCTCTAATGGAGAAAGGATCGG GATTCAATAATGTTGATACCACTCCACAGCAAACAAATGCTGAGGGTGTGGAAGATTCCGACAAGCCAGATTATGAAGCTCGAATACAAGTAGTAAATCATGAGAAACTATTGTTTTTAGTATTTTCGTTAATTCAGAAACTCGTGGATGACGAGCGACCAGAG GTGAGGAATTCAGCTGTCAGGACGTTTTTCCAGATTTTGGGAAGTCATGGGAacaaactttcaaaaaaaatgtgGGAGGATTGTCTGTGGAACTATATCTTCCCGATGTTGGATGGCGCCTCTCACAAG GCTGCAACATCATCAAAGGACGAATGGCAAGGAAAAGAAATAGGCACTCGAGGAGGGAAAGCAGTGCACATGCTTATACATCACAG TCGCAATAcagcacagaagcagtgggatgAAACATTTGTGCTTGTCCTTGGAGGAATAGCCCGCCTCTTCCGTTCCTACTTTCCTCTTCTTGAAAGCTTACCCAACTTCTGGTCAG GATGGGAGTCTTTACTGGCTTTTGTTAAGAATAGCATTTTCAATGGAAGTAAAGAAGTATCACTTGCAGCGATAAATTGTCTGCAGACAGCTGTTGTATCTCACTGTGTCAAG GGAAACTTGCAACTCCGATATCTTAATTCGGTCATGGATGTGTATGAGCTTGTTTTCCAGAAGTCATCGAGTTATACGGGTGATACAGCATCGAAGGTGAAACAAGAGATTCTGCATGGTTTAg GTGAGTTATATGTGCAATCACTGCAGATGTTTGATGATAAAATGTACATGCAATTGCTCGGAATTATAGATTTGGCTATAAAGCAGGCCATCATAAGTAGCGAAAATTTTGAAACTGAATTT GGCCATGTTCCCCCTGTATTACGTCATGTTTTGGAAATCTTGCCCTCATTGGGTCCTCCTGAGCACCTTTCATCAATGTGGCTAATACTGCTAAGAGAATTTTTGCATTATCTTCCACGAGTTGATTCTGCTCTGCCAAATGAGGAAGGTGAGACTGAGCAGAGCACCATAGGTCACCGTGCAA GCAGTGAAGTATCGAAACACAAAGCTAATTCTTCGTCTGACAAAACCATTCCAACCACAAGAATTACGAGTAAAATGTTTGCAGAAAAGCTGATCCCGGCTCTGGTGGAGCTCCTCCTCCGGGCACCTGCAGTTGAAAAGTATATCCTGTTTGGGGAAGTCATCCAAAACCTGAGAAG gtgcATGATGACAAGACGAGACAATCCAGATGGTTCACTCTGGAAGGTAGCAGCTGAGGGCTTCAACCGTTTACTAGTTGAAGATGTGAAAATATGTTCTGTGGGTGATGACACAGACCTGAAAATTAGCAAAACTGCTCGCGTACGCATTTGGAAAGAAATTGGAGATGTTTACGAGATATTCCTTGTTGGTTACTGTGGACGTGCACTTTCTTCAAATTCTCTCCCTGCAGCAGCGCTTAAGGCCAATGAGAACCTTGAAATGGCCTTATTAGATGGTCTTGGTGATATTATTCTCAAGTCGACGGTTGATGCACCCCGAGAA GTTTTGGAGCGGCTTGTTTTAACCTTAGACCGCTGTGCATCACGTACATGCTCGTTGCCTATTGAAACTGTGGAGCTGATGCCTGCCCACTGTAGCAGATTCTCCTTGAAATGCTTACAAAAATTGTTTTCCTTGAGCAG CTCTGAAACTGAGAACTGGCACACAACAAGAGCAGAAGTGAGCAGGATCTCTATCATCACGCTAATGGAAAGATGTGAATCCATTTTGAGTAAATTTTTAAGCGACGAAAATAATCTAG ACAACCGTCCAATCCCAACAGCAAGACTTGAAGAGATTATCTTTGCCCTCCAAGAACTTGACCGCCTAACCATTCACCCCGAGGCTGCTTCGGTTCTTCCGTTGCAACCCTATCTGAAAACCATCCTACGCGAAGATAATCGTGACACCCGTTCCCACCTACTTGTCCTTTTCCCCTCACTGTGCGAGATTGTGTTATCAAG GGAAACGCGGGTGAGAGAGCTGGTACAAGTTTTATTACGAGCAGTTGCGACAGAGCTAGGCCTGGAAAAGGTTAGCCTATCCAGTTGA